The genomic segment GAAGTCATGCCCCCTCCTCCGGCGGCCAGGCCGCTACAAGGAAAAATTGCCAGCGCAACGCGTCCCGCCGCCTGACCTCCCGCCAGCGGAAATCGGGTAACGTTGCGTGATCTATTAGCCGGCGCCGCAGGGTAACCACCGGCGGATAACCCTCGCTGCAACCGCTGATATAAAGCCGGTCGCCGCGCTGCTCAATCTCGGTAAGCCACAGCTGCGGCGGCAACAGCGCCGGTAGCTGCCGAAACAGGTGCACATAACGCTGATTGGCGATCGCCAGCCGGCGTTGGCGCTGCGTCGTTCGCGCCGCGCTTGCCGACAGCGCGGCGGCGCGGGCTGTCGGTTCCGCCTGCGCCGCCTCAGGGGACGGATGCGTTTCAGCCAGACGGGTTTCCAGCGTTAAGCGCTGATGGCGCCAATAGACCGCAGGCGTGGCGATAAGCGCCGACGCCAGTAATAGTGGCACCAGAGTCAACAGCAGCAGGCAGCGAACGCGTCGCCGAAGACGGGCCTGCCGCCAGGGCCACAGGTTCACCTGCTCCATAGGCGTTCATCCGGCGCCAGCGCCAGGCCCTCCGGTACCGGACCGGGCCCGATACAGGTGTAGTGGCAGGCCGCCACCGCCCCGACGTCAAAGGCGAAATCCAGCGGCGCGACGTGATAAGCGCCACTGGCACACCGATGCACCAGCGGCAAAGCGGGGTTCAAGGCGCAGGCGCGTCAGCGTGACGGGCAGTCCCGTCAGGCAAAGCCGGACCGAAAGGCGCCGGGGAAGCTGGCGGCGCAGCGCATCCACCGTGGCCGCCACAGGGCAGGGATCGCCCTGCGCGTCCCGCCCCATTGGTAAGGGAAATTGCCACCAGCCGCGGCAGCACCATTGCGTGCGTTCGCGCGACAAAGCCAGCGCGCGCAGCACGTCCGGCTCGATATCCATGCCTATCCGCCAGCGGTCAAACGCCATGATTCCCCCCTTCCCTGAGGCTGGTCACTTAAATTACGTATCCAATAGCAAGGCTAACCTTTATACTAGCTCGCGGTTGTTTATAAACTGCCCAAATGACAAAAAATGGGAATTCTCAGGTGAAGTTCGTAAAATATTTATTTATCTTTGCAGTGTGTTGCATTTTGTTGGGAGCCGCCTCGATATATGGCATGTACCGCTATATCGCTCCCCAATTGCCCGATGTGGCAACGCTGAAAGACATCCGCCTGCAAACGCCAATACAGGTCTTCTCGGCGGACGGCAAACTTATTGCCCAATACGGTGAGAAACGCCGCATCCCGCTCAGGCTCGATCAAATGCCACCGGAATTGGTGCATGCCTTCGTCGCCACGGAAGACAGCCGGTTCTACGAGCATCACGGTGTGGCATCCGGTAGGCATTTTGCGCGCGGCCTCCATTGCCCTGCTCTCCGGCCACACCTCGCAGGGCGCGTGTACCATTACTCAGCAGCTGGCCCGCAACTTCTTCCTGAGCCCGGAACGGACGCTTATTCGTAAAATCAAAGAAGCGTTTCTGGCGGTACGGATCGAGCAGTTGCTCAGCAAAGATGAAATCCTTGAACTTTATCTGAATAAAATTTACTTGGGGTACCGCGCTTACGGCGTGGGCGCGGCGGCGCAGGTCTATTTCGGCAAGGACGTCAGCCAGCTCACGCTAAGCGAGATGGCCATGATTGCCGGTTTGCCGAAAGCCCCCTCCACCTTCAATCCGCTTTACTCCCCCGAACGGGCGCTGGCGCGGCGCAATACCGTCCTGGCGCGCATGCGCGATGAAAACTACATTACCCAGGCCGAATACGAGCAGGCGCGCGACGCGGCGCTGGTGGCCCATTACCACGCGCCGGAAATCGATTTTTCCGCACCCTATGTGTCGGAAATGGTGCGCCAGGATATGCTCAAACGCTATGGAGATAATGCCTATACCGACGGCTTCAAGGTGTATACCACTATCACCAAGCCGCTACAGCAGGCGGCGCAGACCGTGGTACGCAACAACGTTCTGGCCTACGATATGTGCCACGGCTACCGCGGTCCGAGCAGCATACTTTGGAAAGTCGGCGAGTCGCCCTGGGACGCGCAGCATATCCGCGATAGGCTGAAGACCCTGCCCGTCTACGGTCCGCTGCATGCGGCGGTCGTGACCGAGACCAGCGTCGACGGTGCGGTAGCGATGATGGCCGACGGCAGCAACGTGTCGCTGTCGCTGGCGGGTATGCGCTGGGCGCGGCCGTTCAGAAGCGACACGCAGCAGGGCCCGACGCCGAAAAAGGCGACGGACGTGGTGCAGGCGGGGCAACAGATTTGGGTGCGCCAAATGGACGATGGCTGGTGGCTCGCCCAGGTGCCGGACGTTAATTCAGCCCTAGTGTCGCTGGATCCGCAGGACGGCTCGGTCAAAGCGCTGGTCGGCGGTTTCGACTTCAATCAAAGCAAATTCAACCGTATCACCCAGGCTCTGCGCCAGGTGGGTTCCAATATCAAGCCCTTCTTGTATACCGCCGCGCTGGATAAAGGGTTGACCCTGGCGACCATTCTCAACGATGTGCCTATTTCCCGCTGGGATGCCGGCCCGATTCGGCTGCGCCAGGGGCTGGGACAGTCGAAAAACGTGGTAATGGTCCGCGCCATGGGGGTCGATTATGCCGCGGAATACCTGCAGCGTTTCGGCTTCCCGGCGCAGAATATCGTCCACACTGAATCGCTGGCGCTGGGATCCGCGTCCTTTACTCCACTACAGCTGGTGCGGGGCTATACGGTGTTGGCCAACGGCGGTTATCTGGTCGACCCTTACCTCATCACTAAAATCACCGATGAGAATGATCAGGTGCTGTTTACCGCCAAACCGAAGGTAATGTGCGCCAGCTGCGATTTGCCGGTTATCTACGGCGATACGCCGAAATCGGCGGTATTGTCGGACGACAGTATGGAAAATGTGGCCGTCTCACGCCAGTCCGACGCTAACGGTACGGTGCCGATGCCGCGGCTGGAACGGGTTTCGCCGGCGCAGGCGGCAGCGGACGGGGTGCAGCTGTATGCCCCCCTCGTTATTAGCACGCCGCTGTCGTTTTTGATGCGCGACGCCCTCAACAGCAACATCTTCGGCAAACCCGGCTGGATGGGCACCGGCTGGCGTGCCGCCCGCGATTTGAAGCGCCATGATATTGGCGGCAAAACCGGGACCACCAACGACTCCAAAGACGCCTGGTTCTCCGGCTACGGCCCCGATACTGTCACCACCGTCTGGATAGGCTTCGACGATCATCGCCGCAATTTGGACAAAACCACGGCGTCAGGCGCCATCAGCGATCTGATTTCCGGCGCCGAGGGCGGCGCCAAAAGCGCCCAGCCTATCTGGGATGATTATATGAAGATAGCGCTGGAGGGCATTCCCGAAGAGAAACAAGATCCTCCCCCGGGCATTGTTACCGTCACTATCGATAAGAGCAGCGGTAAGTTGTCCGACGGCGGCGGCAACAGCCGGCCAGAATACTTTACCGACGGCACCCAGCCGAAAGAGCGGGTCGTGCATGAAGTCGGTACAACACTGATGGACAACGGTCAGCAGCAAGAGCTGTTTTGATTGAGCGCCACGCCGGGCGAAGGTATTTAGGCCCGGCCAAGGTATTCCCCGCGACGCCGGATTGCGTCGGGAATGGGCTCTGTTCGCCTCGACGTTTGATGCGCCGGGCAGGGTCTATTTTGACCACGGCGTCAGAGGGCGCCAGGGAGGGATTATTTTGACCGCGGCGCCTGATTGAGCCAGGCATGGGCGAGAAACAGCGCGCTCACATCGCGCGCTTCGCAAAAATCAGGTTCATCCAGCAACGCCAGCATACGGCTTATCGGCCATCGCACCAGCGGCAGCGGCTCCGGCTCGTCCCCCTGTAGCCGCTGGGGATAGAGATCCTGTGCTACCACAATATGCATTTTGCTGGAGAAATAAGACGGCGCCATACTCAGGCGACGCAAAAAGGTAAAGGCGCGCCCGCCAAAGCCCGCTTCCTCCATCAGTTCGCGATTGGCCGCCTCCATCACCCCTTCGCCGGGGTCGATAAGCCCTTTTGGAAAACCCAGCTCGTAATCCTCAATGCCGGCGCCGTACTCGCGGATCAGCAACAGATGGTCATCCAGCACCGGCACGATCATCACCGCCTCGCGATGGGAAGGCTTCATGCGCTCATACACCCGCCGCGCGCCATTGCTGAACTCCAGATCGACGGATTCAACGGTGAACAGGCGGGACTGGGCAACGGTCGCCACGCGATGTATTTTGGGTTTTTGCAGATTCTTATCCATATCGTTCCCGCAGATTGCGCACAGGAGGACCAGGGGACGCCCGGCCATCGGGTTGGTCAACATTGTGCGTTAATAAGGGACCAGGCCGCAACCTGTCTGCGCGAACACCTTTCTCACGCCGTCAAAACGGTGGCGCACAAATCTGGCAAACGGCGAATAAAATAGGAAAATGCTGATATATCCGCGACAGTGGGCTTGTTACCCTCCCCCTAGCATCGGTTACTATGCCTGTTTTACGCCGATGACTCCTTGCGCCCGCCGCAGGCCCATTTGAGCAGCAGCACCGGCGTGAGTCCTTGCAACGACAGTTAATTTTGGTGTGGTATTTATGAGGTTGTGGGTGGGGTTAGCATGAGCGCAATCGTGTTTGTATTGGCTGGCGTGCTTGCCTGTGCGATGGTTTTGGTTGTCGGCTGGCGCTATTATCGCCGGCGTGCCCGCCCTGTCTCCGTCAAACGTCTGTCGTTCATTCAGCCCTTTCCGCGCAAGCTGACGGCGAAAGAGCGCGCGGCCATCGAGCATTACTTACATCATAGCCAGCCGCTGGCGGGCGCTCCGCTGACGCCGCGCAGCGATAATGTCTATTCCGTTACCCACGCCATCACCCGTTATGGCCTGGCGACCGATGCGCCGCATAAATGGCGTTACTATCTCGACAACATCGAAATTCATTTGCCGGCGCAATGGGAACAATTCATCGCCGAAGAGAACCATGTTGAGCTGATACGGACCGACAGCATGCCGTTGGTGATCTCCCTCAACGGCCATTCGCTGGTGAATTACGCGCCGTCCGCGATGGCGCCGGCGCGCGCGACGGTACCCAATTCCTCGATGCGCGAGCAGGGCAATGAGCAGGTAGAGTTGCTCAAAGTGCGCAAGGAAACGCCGCAGGAGCGGGCCATCAGTCGTCCTTCCGGGCGAAGCGTTGTTTTGCAGCACGGCGCTGCTGTTGATACTGCTGAGCCTGCTGGCGCCCATCGTGGCCTAGGCCTGGCTGGCGACGCTGGCCGGGTTGCCCGCCGCGCTGGCCGCGTGGCTGCGGTTTCGCCCGCCGCCGCCGCGCAACCGCCAGGATATCCACTGCCTGCGCGGGATCCCACGGCGTTGGGGGCTATTCGGCGAATCCGGTCCAGGACAACGAAAATAAAATCACGCCGGGGCTGGCCTCCGCCATTCAAAAATCCGGCATGATACTGCTTGATGATTTCAGCGACATCGTGCTGAAGACCCAGGCGTTATGTCAGGATGACGCCGCCCCTTGTCAAAGATTGCAGGCGGCGCTGGTGAATTTGGCCAACGGGCGCGACTGGCCGACGATCGTCAAACGCGCCCGCGCGGGTTCATTGAAAGGCATTAATGTTCTGCTGCGTCCCGTAAGCGTCGATACGCTGGAAGGGCTGGTCAACGCCGCCGCCTACTATTTTTACCAGCGAAACGCGTAACGCCACTAACGCGCTCAACAGCCCGCCGCCGGGCGGTTTTTTGATCCGCAGCGACGAAGATAAACAGCTGGTGGAGACCCCTCCCCCCGGCGCGAACTTCAATGATTATGCCGGCCTGGCGCAATGGCATGAGCTGCAACGGTTGTCTAGCCAGTTGCTGCACACGCCGTTTAACGCCGAGGGCGTTATCACCAATATCACCGTCGACGCCAACGGCACCCGCCACATCGCGCTGCACAGCGAGCCCGAAAGAGTCTCCCTGTGGCGTAACGTGGGCGCCACGCTGTTGCTGCTGCTGACGGTCGCCGCGTTTAACACCATTTTGCTGATACGCCGCCTGCACAACGGACGACGCAGGGCGCGGGATATCCAGCGCTATTATGATGGCTGCTTTAACCACGAGGCGGTGTCCTCGGGCGGCAACCGCGTCTGGCGGAGCTGACTGCCGCCCATTGCGGCCCCCGCTCAGGCGGCAAGTATGCTATCCTGAAAACTGATTTGACCGTTCGCCGTTAGGCCACGGCCCTGTTCCCTTATTCCGCTTACGTCCTGGAGTCCACATGTCCGCAGCAATCGACTGGCGCCATATTGATACCGTCATTCTTGATATGGACGGGACGCTGCTGGATTTAGCCTTCGATAGCGACTTCTGGCAGTCTCGCGTACCGGCGGCCCTCAGCCGGCAACGCGGCATCGCCCCGGCCGAGGCCGGCGCGCTGATAGATCTGGAGTATCACAGCGTGCGCCATACATTGAATTGGTACTGCTTTGATTATCGGCGTCAGCGGCTGGCGCTGGATATCGCCGCCATGACCGCCGAGCTTGGCCATACCGTGCGGCTGCGCGACGACACGCTGCCGCTGCTGGCCGCGTTGCGCCAGCGCGGCCGTCGCTCTATCCTGCTGACCAATGCGCATCCCGATGGCCTGGCGGTAAAATGCGCCACACCGGTTTAGGCCAGCACCTTGATTTATTATTTTCCACCCATATATTTGGTTATCCCAAGGAAGATCAGCAATTGTGGCGGCGCGTCCGCGAGCATACCGGTTTTGATCCGGCGCGGACGCTGTTTATCGACGACAGTGAGCCGATCCTCGACGCGGCCAGCCGCTTTGGTATCCGCTATTGTCTCGGCGTCAGCAATCCCGATTCCGGGCTGGCGCCCCAGACGTTCCGGCGGTATCCGGCGCTGAGCGATTACCGCGCGCTGCTGCCCGCGCTGGCCGGCATGGCGCCTGACACCCAGGAGGTGAAATGAAACCCAAAGACGTTAACGACGAGATTCCGGCCGTGCGGCTGGATAAGTGGCTGTGGGCGGCGCGTTTTTATAAAACCCGCGCGCTGGCCCGCGAAATGATTGAAGGGGGCAAAGTTCATTACAATGGACAACGCAGTAAACCGGGCAAAACGATGGAGCTGGGCGCGGAGATCACGCTGCGTCAAGGCAATGACGAACATCAGGTGAGCGTGCGCGCCATTAGCAATCAGCACCGCCCGGCCAGCGATGCGCAGCAGCTGTATCAGGAGACCGATGCCAGCATCGCCAAGCGGGAGAAAATGGCCGAAGCGCGCAAGCAAAATGCCCTTACGATGCCCCATCCGGACAGGCGCCCGGATAAAAAAGAACGCCGCAATCTGATTAAATTTAAATATGGCGAACCGGGTGAGGCGCAATAACCCGCCCGGCGCCGCAGGCATAAGAGACCATAATGACCCATCAAGACCAGCTGCACCGTTATCTTTTTGAAAAATATTCCGTCAGGGGTGAACTGGTGTCATTACAGGAAACCTACCGGCAGGTGCTGGGCCAACACAACTACCCGCCGGCGGTGAAAACGCTGTTAGGGGAACTTCTGGTGGCAACCAGCCTGCTTACCGCCACGCTGAAGTTTACCGGCGAAATCACCGTCCAATTGCAGGGGGACGGCCCGTTGCATCTGGCGGTGATTAACGGCGACGATCGGCAGAATATGCGCGGGCTGGCGCGTGTCGACGGCGAAATCGCCGCTGACGCCACCCTGGCGCAAATGGTGGGCAATGGCTATCTGGTCATCACGCTGACGCCCGCCGAGGGCGAGCGGTATCAGGGGGTGGTCGGTCTGGAAGGTCCTCATCTGGCGGCCTGTCTGGAAAACTACTTCCTGCAATCGGAGCAGTTGCCGACGCGACTGTTTATCCGCACCGGCGAGCATCAGGGCCAGGTGGCCGCCGCCGGCCTGCTGCTGCAAGTATTGCCCGGCCAGGATACCCGCGCCGATGATTTCGACCATTTGACGCAGCTCACCGCAACAGTGAAGGGCAACGAATTGTTCGCTTTGCCGGCCAACGACGTTTTATACCGCCTCTATCATCAAGATGAGGTGACGGTCTACCCGCCGCAATCGGTGCAATTCCTCTGTACCTGCTCCCGCCAGCGCTGCGCCGACGCGCTGATTACCCTGGGCGAACAGGAGTTGAACGACATGCTCGAGCAGGACGGCGAAGTGGATATGCATTGCGATTTTTGCGGCAGCCATTACCGTTTTGACGCCGACGCCATCGCGGCCCTACAGCGGCAGGCGGCGGAAGGTCGCGCGCCACAGGCCTAGGATTTAACCTATTACCCCGCCGGACGATTGCCTCTTCGGCGGCATATGTTAAGGTAATAACTTATTTTCCGTGCGCCCATTCACAAAATAACTTAAAACCTGCCCGGTCAGGTCAATCCTTGATTTATCTCTCGGCGCGCCCACCGCTAACCCCTACAATCGCTAACGATACTTATTGAACTAAGGAGCAGTAACATGGTAAGTGAGAGGATTACCCCGCAGCAATGGCTCAGTTATGGAATAACGGGCTGCCGCGAACTGATGTACAACCCAGACTACAACCAACTGTTTGCAGAAGAAACCGACCCCGCTCTCAGCGGGTTTGAACGCGGAACCCTTACCCGATCGGGCGCGGTGGCGGTGGATACCGGGATTTTCACCGGTCGCTCGCCGTTCGATAAGTATCTGGTGCGTGACGCTAAGACCCGCGACACCCTGTGGTGGTCCGATCAGGGCAAAGGCGCCAATGACAATCATCCCCTTGACCAGCAGACCTGGGATCACCTTAAAAAGCGGGTCGGCCAGCAACTTAGCGGCAAGCGCCTGTTTGTCATTGATGCTTTCTGCGGTGCCAATGAGGATAGCCGACTTAAGGTGCGTTTTATCACAGAGGTAGCCTGGCAGGCGCACTTCGTCAAAAATATGTTCATCCGGCCAAGCGACGAGGAGCTGCGCGGCTTTGAACCGGATTTTGTGGTGCTTAACGGCGCCAAATGCACCAACTCCGACTGGCGCGAACAGGGCCTGCATTCAGAAAACTTTGTCGCTTTCAATCTCACGGAAGGCATCCAGCTTATCGGCGGCACCTGGTACGGCGGCGAAATGAAAAAAGGGCTGTTCTCGGTGATGAACTACCTGCTGCCGCTAAAGGGGATCGCGTCCATGCACTGTTCGGCCAACGTCGGCGCCGATGAGGATGTCGCGTTGTTCTTCGGCCTTTCCGGCACCGGCAAAACCACGCTGTCGACCGACCCGCGCCGCCGTCTGATCGGGGATGATGAACACGGCTGGGACGACGATGGCGTATTCAATTTTGAAGGGGGCTGTTACGCCAAAACTATCCGCCTTTCCCCCGAGGCCGAGCCGGAGATTTATCAGGCGATTCGCCGTAACGCGCTGCTGGAAAATGTGGTGGTGCGGGCGGACGGCAGCGTGGATTACGACGACGGCAGTAAGACCGAAAACGCCCGCGTTTCTTATCCCATCGATCATATCGAGAATATCGTCAAACCGGTGTCGCGCGCGGGACACGCGACGCGCGTCATTTTCCTGACGGCGGATGCCTTTTGCGTCTTACCGCCGGTCGCCAGCCTGTCGATGGAACAGGCTCAGTATCATTTCCTGTCCGGCTTCACCGCCAAACTGGCGGGGACCGAGCGGGGCGTGGTGGCGCCGGTGCCCACCTTCTCCGCCTGCTTTGGCGCGGCATTTTTGTCGCTGCATCCCACCGCCTA from the Candidatus Sodalis pierantonius str. SOPE genome contains:
- a CDS encoding PilN domain-containing protein, with product MEQVNLWPWRQARLRRRVRCLLLLTLVPLLLASALIATPAVYWRHQRLTLETRLAETHPSPEAAQAEPTARAAALSASAARTTQRQRRLAIANQRYVHLFRQLPALLPPQLWLTEIEQRGDRLYISGCSEGYPPVVTLRRRLIDHATLPDFRWREVRRRDALRWQFFLVAAWPPEEGA
- the nudE gene encoding ADP compounds hydrolase NudE yields the protein MDKNLQKPKIHRVATVAQSRLFTVESVDLEFSNGARRVYERMKPSHREAVMIVPVLDDHLLLIREYGAGIEDYELGFPKGLIDPGEGVMEAANRELMEEAGFGGRAFTFLRRLSMAPSYFSSKMHIVVAQDLYPQRLQGDEPEPLPLVRWPISRMLALLDEPDFCEARDVSALFLAHAWLNQAPRSK
- the hslR gene encoding ribosome-associated heat shock protein Hsp15, with translation MKPKDVNDEIPAVRLDKWLWAARFYKTRALAREMIEGGKVHYNGQRSKPGKTMELGAEITLRQGNDEHQVSVRAISNQHRPASDAQQLYQETDASIAKREKMAEARKQNALTMPHPDRRPDKKERRNLIKFKYGEPGEAQ
- the hslO gene encoding Hsp33 family molecular chaperone HslO; its protein translation is MTHQDQLHRYLFEKYSVRGELVSLQETYRQVLGQHNYPPAVKTLLGELLVATSLLTATLKFTGEITVQLQGDGPLHLAVINGDDRQNMRGLARVDGEIAADATLAQMVGNGYLVITLTPAEGERYQGVVGLEGPHLAACLENYFLQSEQLPTRLFIRTGEHQGQVAAAGLLLQVLPGQDTRADDFDHLTQLTATVKGNELFALPANDVLYRLYHQDEVTVYPPQSVQFLCTCSRQRCADALITLGEQELNDMLEQDGEVDMHCDFCGSHYRFDADAIAALQRQAAEGRAPQA
- the pckA gene encoding phosphoenolpyruvate carboxykinase (ATP) yields the protein MVSERITPQQWLSYGITGCRELMYNPDYNQLFAEETDPALSGFERGTLTRSGAVAVDTGIFTGRSPFDKYLVRDAKTRDTLWWSDQGKGANDNHPLDQQTWDHLKKRVGQQLSGKRLFVIDAFCGANEDSRLKVRFITEVAWQAHFVKNMFIRPSDEELRGFEPDFVVLNGAKCTNSDWREQGLHSENFVAFNLTEGIQLIGGTWYGGEMKKGLFSVMNYLLPLKGIASMHCSANVGADEDVALFFGLSGTGKTTLSTDPRRRLIGDDEHGWDDDGVFNFEGGCYAKTIRLSPEAEPEIYQAIRRNALLENVVVRADGSVDYDDGSKTENARVSYPIDHIENIVKPVSRAGHATRVIFLTADAFCVLPPVASLSMEQAQYHFLSGFTAKLAGTERGVVAPVPTFSACFGAAFLSLHPTAYADVLTKRMNAAGAGAFLVNTGWNGSGKRISLKDTRAIINAILRGDIDDAPTATLPIFNLTMPTALPGVDGAILDPRATYANAGEWRTKAEDLAQRFIDNFAKFTDTPAGAALVSAGPRR